The proteins below come from a single Arthrobacter sp. zg-Y1171 genomic window:
- a CDS encoding ABC transporter ATP-binding protein, producing MTSLAQHSPAAGAGKPRLAAAAQLLNKTYGTGDTRVHALKDVDVSFETGTFTAIMGPSGSGKSTLMHCLAGLDTSDSGRIWVGGTEITGLKDADLTRLRRDSVGFVFQSFNLVPTLTAEQNITLPVSLANGTVDREWLDFITETLGLRDRLRHRPHELSGGQQQRVAVARALLTRPHVLFGDEPTGNLDSKSGAEVLSLLRRSTKEFGQSIIMVTHDPVAASYADRVVLMNDGELVGELAQPTPESVLAALTQLGA from the coding sequence ATGACATCACTTGCACAGCATTCCCCTGCGGCCGGCGCCGGAAAACCGCGTCTGGCCGCCGCCGCACAGCTCCTGAACAAGACCTACGGAACCGGCGACACCCGCGTCCACGCCCTGAAGGACGTGGACGTAAGTTTCGAAACCGGTACGTTCACCGCCATCATGGGCCCCTCCGGCTCCGGCAAATCCACACTGATGCACTGCCTCGCGGGCCTGGACACTTCAGACTCGGGCCGTATCTGGGTAGGCGGCACCGAAATCACCGGGCTGAAGGACGCCGATCTCACCCGCCTGCGCCGCGACAGCGTGGGATTCGTGTTCCAGTCCTTCAACCTGGTGCCCACGCTGACCGCGGAGCAGAACATCACGTTGCCGGTCTCCCTGGCCAACGGCACCGTGGACCGTGAATGGCTGGACTTCATCACCGAAACCCTCGGCCTGCGGGACCGGCTTCGGCACCGCCCCCACGAGCTTTCCGGCGGGCAGCAGCAGCGCGTGGCCGTGGCCCGGGCCCTCCTGACCCGCCCGCATGTCCTCTTCGGCGACGAACCCACCGGCAACCTGGATTCCAAGTCCGGTGCCGAAGTACTCTCGCTCCTTCGCCGCTCCACCAAGGAGTTCGGCCAGAGCATCATCATGGTGACGCACGACCCCGTGGCCGCTTCCTACGCTGACCGCGTGGTCCTGATGAACGACGGCGAGCTGGTCGGGGAACTGGCGCAGCCGACCCCCGAGTCCGTGCTCGCCGCCCTCACCCAGCTGGGGGCATAA
- a CDS encoding ABC transporter permease — protein MLQVALAQVRLNARRFIAVSLAVLIAVGFLTATLIINSSSKASLTQSVGEAYRNADLLVTRDMYSADAAVLDEDTAALVRDTPGVEGIYAARQTYVAFGKDLNVAQLGNTSEHTDLFPVDVLQGTLPVADNEVAVDKDTAERQELTEGSVLPLTAFIDDPAGEQQTAELTVTALVSASKDPQLMGTPQLYSTSATAAEFGEPGSGFTSIQVALADGASVEDVRAALQQDISGLEGVYVRTAQEQTDAVVASFTGGEDILTTILLAFAAVALLVCALVVSNTFSVLVAQRTRELALLRCIGAARSQIRRSVIVEALIVGIVASVAGVLAAIALVGGIITYLKNIPESGFATLSVSPLAVVAGLGVGIALTVLASLVPARAATTVAPLAALRPADDVRAGTRRGRVRLGIGLVLLAVGAALLAVGAVKGNLLIALPGGMLSFVGVLMCATLFVPSLVRTVGRIAAPLGVPGKLAALNAVRNPQRTSATSSALLIGVTLVTMMMTGAATVRTSLDGVLAAEYPVDVSISGPIDDSPFTSTDEDAARAVKGVQESVLVPPAGMTETEYGPYGVYALDPADAAKVLQDSTLVLEPGVILMPQGTTEKTLTVQGAAKSVELKVVVSDSSQLQPLISSETAETLGGLPAAEADTYPVQPQLWLTVADGLNTNELMDLRTDLAAAVDVEDYAVSGSAIERGAFEQIINVLLMVVTGLLGVAVVIALVGVANTLSLSVLERTRESSLLRALGLTRGQLRGMLALEAVLIAGVAALMGSILGSLYGWLGAESALGSFTTVALSLPWLQLLAVLAVALLAGLAASVLPARRAARLSPVAGLAAD, from the coding sequence ATGCTGCAGGTAGCCCTGGCGCAGGTGCGCCTGAATGCCCGGCGGTTCATCGCCGTTTCCCTGGCGGTGCTGATTGCCGTCGGCTTCCTCACCGCCACCCTCATCATCAATTCCTCGTCCAAGGCCTCGCTGACGCAGAGCGTCGGCGAGGCGTACCGGAACGCCGATCTGCTCGTCACCCGCGATATGTACAGTGCGGACGCGGCCGTATTGGATGAAGACACCGCCGCCCTGGTCCGGGACACCCCCGGAGTGGAGGGTATCTACGCGGCCCGGCAGACCTACGTCGCCTTCGGCAAGGACCTGAACGTCGCCCAGCTGGGCAACACCTCGGAGCACACGGACCTCTTCCCCGTGGACGTACTCCAGGGAACGCTCCCGGTCGCCGACAACGAAGTAGCCGTGGACAAGGACACCGCCGAGCGCCAGGAGCTGACCGAGGGGTCGGTGCTACCCCTCACCGCCTTTATCGATGACCCCGCCGGTGAGCAACAAACGGCCGAGCTCACGGTCACTGCCCTGGTGTCCGCGTCCAAGGACCCGCAGCTCATGGGAACCCCGCAGCTGTATTCAACCTCTGCCACGGCGGCTGAGTTCGGTGAGCCCGGGTCCGGTTTCACCAGCATCCAGGTGGCACTGGCCGACGGCGCCTCAGTGGAGGACGTCCGTGCAGCACTGCAGCAGGACATCAGCGGCCTGGAGGGTGTGTACGTCCGCACCGCGCAGGAACAGACGGACGCTGTGGTTGCCTCCTTCACCGGAGGGGAGGACATCCTCACCACCATCCTGCTGGCCTTCGCTGCCGTGGCCCTGCTGGTCTGTGCCCTGGTGGTCTCCAATACCTTCTCGGTGCTGGTGGCCCAGCGCACGCGGGAACTCGCCCTCCTCCGGTGCATTGGCGCCGCCCGCTCGCAGATCCGCCGCTCCGTCATCGTGGAAGCACTGATCGTTGGCATCGTGGCGTCAGTTGCCGGAGTCCTCGCAGCCATTGCACTCGTTGGCGGCATTATCACCTACCTGAAGAACATCCCGGAGAGCGGCTTCGCAACACTGTCGGTCTCCCCCCTGGCCGTTGTCGCCGGGCTGGGTGTCGGCATCGCGCTGACAGTCCTGGCCTCGCTGGTTCCGGCACGCGCCGCCACGACCGTTGCACCTCTGGCAGCCCTGCGTCCGGCGGACGACGTCCGTGCAGGAACTCGACGTGGACGCGTCCGCCTGGGCATCGGGTTGGTACTGCTGGCGGTCGGCGCCGCACTGCTGGCCGTCGGCGCGGTAAAAGGGAACCTGCTCATTGCCTTGCCCGGCGGGATGCTCAGCTTCGTGGGCGTGCTGATGTGCGCCACGTTGTTTGTTCCGTCCCTGGTGCGCACCGTCGGCAGGATCGCGGCGCCGTTGGGTGTGCCGGGCAAGCTGGCGGCCCTCAATGCCGTCCGCAACCCCCAGCGCACCTCCGCCACTTCCTCCGCCCTGCTGATCGGCGTCACCCTGGTGACCATGATGATGACCGGCGCTGCGACCGTCCGGACTTCCCTGGACGGTGTGCTGGCGGCGGAATACCCGGTTGATGTCAGCATCAGCGGTCCCATCGACGACTCGCCGTTCACCTCCACCGACGAGGACGCGGCCCGTGCCGTGAAGGGTGTGCAGGAATCGGTACTGGTGCCTCCGGCCGGCATGACCGAGACGGAGTACGGACCGTACGGTGTCTATGCCCTGGACCCTGCCGACGCGGCGAAGGTGCTGCAGGATTCCACCCTGGTACTGGAGCCAGGCGTCATCCTGATGCCGCAGGGAACCACGGAGAAAACCCTTACGGTTCAAGGAGCGGCCAAGAGCGTCGAACTGAAGGTGGTGGTCTCGGACAGCAGCCAGCTGCAGCCGCTGATCAGCAGCGAGACTGCCGAAACCCTCGGCGGTCTGCCGGCGGCGGAAGCGGATACCTATCCTGTGCAGCCGCAGCTGTGGCTGACCGTGGCGGACGGCCTGAACACCAACGAGCTGATGGACCTGCGCACCGACCTTGCCGCGGCGGTGGACGTGGAGGACTACGCCGTCTCGGGCTCGGCCATTGAGCGGGGGGCTTTTGAACAGATCATCAACGTCCTGCTGATGGTGGTCACCGGGCTGCTGGGAGTGGCAGTGGTGATTGCCCTGGTGGGTGTGGCCAACACCCTCTCCCTGTCCGTCCTGGAACGCACCCGTGAGTCCTCGCTGCTGCGCGCATTGGGCCTGACCCGCGGACAGCTGCGCGGCATGCTTGCCCTGGAGGCCGTGCTGATTGCCGGTGTGGCCGCCCTGATGGGCAGCATCCTGGGCTCACTGTACGGCTGGTTGGGAGCGGAATCCGCGCTGGGTTCCTTCACCACTGTGGCACTGTCGCTGCCCTGGCTGCAGCTGCTCGCCGTCCTGGCCGTGGCGCTCCTGGCGGGGTTGGCTGCGTCGGTGCTCCCCGCCCGGCGTGCGGCCCGGCTCTCCCCCGTGGCCGGGCTGGCCGCGGACTAG
- the metG gene encoding methionine--tRNA ligase, which produces MTSSDSKTPFYITTAISYPNGEPHIGHAYEHIATDAMARFKRLDGYDVFFMTGTDEHGLKMQQSADKEGVTAKELADRNSAAFKQMEADMGTSYDRFIRTTDADHYAAAQAIWKRMEENGDIYLSKYAGWYSVRDEAYYTEDETEVREDGVRYSKETDTEVTWTEEESYFFRLSAYQDRLLALYESQPDFAAPRSRFNEVISFVKGGLEDLSISRTTFNWGVPVPGNPDHVMYVWVDALTNYLTGVGFPDTESEAFKKYWPADVHVIGKDISRFHAIFWPAFLMSAKLELPRRIMIHGFLHNKGVKMSKSLGNVVAPKAWAEQYGLDSVRFFLLREVPFGADGSYNHDAVVGRMNSDLANNLGNLAQRSLSMVAKNCGAAVPQPGAFTPEDTALLEAAGNLLQISREAYEVQDFHGALEATWKVLGDTNAYFADQAPWVLRKTDVERMNTVLYVTLEVLRIVAILIQPVMPESASKLLTVLGQDDDAARQFSAIAAPLVPGTQLPAPTPIFPKYEEPAEQA; this is translated from the coding sequence GTGACTTCTTCCGATTCCAAGACCCCGTTCTACATCACCACGGCCATCTCCTACCCGAACGGCGAGCCCCACATCGGGCACGCCTACGAACACATCGCCACGGACGCCATGGCCCGCTTCAAGCGCCTCGACGGCTACGACGTGTTCTTTATGACGGGCACGGACGAGCACGGCCTGAAGATGCAGCAGTCCGCGGATAAGGAAGGCGTTACCGCCAAGGAACTCGCGGACCGCAACTCCGCCGCCTTCAAACAGATGGAAGCGGACATGGGCACCTCCTATGACCGTTTCATCCGCACCACCGACGCCGACCACTACGCCGCAGCGCAGGCCATCTGGAAGCGGATGGAGGAGAACGGCGACATCTACCTCTCCAAGTACGCCGGCTGGTACTCCGTCCGGGACGAGGCCTACTACACCGAGGACGAGACCGAAGTCCGCGAGGACGGCGTGCGCTACTCCAAGGAGACCGACACCGAGGTGACCTGGACGGAAGAAGAAAGCTACTTCTTCCGCCTCTCCGCCTACCAGGACCGGTTGCTGGCCCTGTACGAATCCCAGCCGGACTTCGCAGCCCCGCGCTCGCGGTTCAACGAAGTCATCAGCTTCGTCAAGGGCGGCCTGGAGGATCTTTCCATCTCCCGCACCACGTTCAACTGGGGCGTGCCCGTGCCCGGCAACCCGGACCACGTGATGTACGTGTGGGTGGACGCGTTGACCAACTACCTCACCGGCGTCGGCTTCCCGGATACGGAAAGCGAAGCGTTCAAGAAGTACTGGCCGGCCGATGTGCACGTGATCGGCAAGGACATCTCCCGCTTCCACGCCATCTTCTGGCCGGCGTTCCTGATGTCCGCCAAGCTGGAGCTGCCTCGGCGGATCATGATCCACGGCTTCCTGCACAATAAGGGTGTCAAAATGTCCAAGTCGCTGGGCAACGTGGTGGCTCCGAAGGCCTGGGCCGAGCAGTACGGCTTGGACTCCGTGCGGTTCTTCCTGCTGCGCGAGGTGCCCTTCGGTGCCGACGGCTCCTACAACCACGACGCCGTCGTGGGCCGGATGAATTCCGACCTCGCCAACAACCTGGGCAACCTCGCCCAGCGCTCACTGTCCATGGTGGCCAAGAACTGCGGCGCAGCGGTGCCGCAGCCCGGAGCGTTCACCCCCGAGGACACAGCGCTGCTGGAAGCGGCCGGGAACCTGCTGCAGATCTCCCGCGAGGCCTACGAGGTCCAGGATTTCCACGGCGCACTGGAAGCCACCTGGAAGGTCCTCGGCGACACCAACGCCTACTTCGCCGACCAGGCACCGTGGGTGCTGCGGAAGACCGACGTCGAGCGCATGAACACCGTGCTCTACGTGACGCTGGAAGTGCTGCGCATTGTGGCCATCCTGATCCAGCCGGTGATGCCGGAAAGTGCGTCGAAGCTGCTCACGGTCCTGGGCCAGGACGACGACGCCGCCCGGCAGTTCAGTGCGATCGCCGCGCCGCTGGTGCCGGGTACCCAACTGCCGGCTCCGACCCCCATCTTCCCGAAGTACGAGGAACCGGCCGAACAGGCCTAA
- the serA gene encoding phosphoglycerate dehydrogenase, which translates to MSATKPVVLLAEELSPATVEALGPDFDIRTTDGADRSQLLAAIADVDAILVRSATQVDAEAIAAARNLKVIARAGVGLDNVDIKAATQAGVMVVNAPTSNIISAAELTVGHIVSLARNIPQASAALKNGEWKRSKYSGTELFEKKIGIIGLGRIGALVAARMQGFGTEILAYDPYVTSARAAQLNVRLVSLDELLAESDFVTIHMPKTPETVGMLGTEAFEKMKDTAYVVNVARGGLVDEAALYEALQAGKIAGAGVDVFVKEPSTDLPFFALDNVVVTPHLGASTAEAQEKAGISVAKSVRLALAGELVPDAVNVAGGVIAEDVRPGIPLIEKLGRIFTALASDSVTAIDIEVAGEIAALDVKALELAALKGIFTDIVSEQVSYVNAPVLAEQRGIEVRLLTTPDVDDYRNLLTIRGALSDGTRLEVSGTLTGPKQIQKLVGVNGYDLEIPISEHLIVLIYQDRPGVIGALGRVLGEKEINIAGMQVARNSEGGQALSLLTVDSSVPQDVLEALKLEIGATVAREVDLQD; encoded by the coding sequence GTGTCTGCCACCAAACCAGTCGTACTCCTTGCGGAGGAACTCTCGCCCGCCACCGTCGAGGCCCTGGGCCCCGACTTCGACATCCGCACCACCGACGGCGCCGACCGCTCCCAGCTCCTGGCCGCGATTGCCGACGTCGACGCCATCCTCGTGCGGTCCGCCACGCAGGTGGATGCCGAAGCGATCGCCGCCGCCAGGAACCTCAAGGTTATTGCCCGGGCCGGCGTGGGCCTGGACAACGTGGATATCAAGGCCGCCACGCAGGCCGGCGTGATGGTGGTCAACGCGCCGACGTCGAACATCATCTCCGCGGCGGAACTGACGGTGGGGCACATCGTGTCCCTGGCCCGGAACATCCCGCAGGCCAGCGCCGCCCTGAAGAACGGCGAATGGAAGCGCTCCAAGTACAGCGGCACCGAACTGTTCGAAAAGAAGATCGGCATCATCGGCCTGGGCCGCATCGGCGCCCTGGTGGCCGCACGCATGCAGGGCTTCGGCACCGAGATCCTCGCCTATGACCCGTATGTCACCTCCGCCCGCGCCGCCCAGCTGAATGTCCGGCTGGTGTCCCTCGACGAGCTGCTCGCCGAGTCCGACTTCGTCACCATCCACATGCCCAAGACCCCGGAAACGGTGGGCATGCTCGGCACCGAGGCGTTCGAGAAGATGAAGGACACCGCCTACGTAGTGAACGTGGCCCGCGGCGGACTCGTGGACGAAGCAGCCCTGTACGAGGCGCTGCAGGCCGGAAAGATCGCCGGCGCAGGCGTCGACGTGTTCGTCAAGGAACCCAGCACCGACCTGCCCTTCTTCGCCCTGGACAACGTGGTGGTCACCCCGCACCTGGGCGCCTCCACCGCCGAAGCCCAGGAAAAGGCCGGCATCTCGGTGGCGAAGTCCGTCCGCCTGGCGTTGGCCGGGGAACTGGTGCCCGACGCCGTGAACGTGGCCGGCGGCGTTATTGCCGAGGACGTCCGGCCGGGCATCCCGCTGATCGAAAAGCTGGGCCGGATCTTCACCGCCCTGGCCTCGGATTCCGTGACCGCCATCGACATTGAAGTAGCCGGAGAAATTGCCGCCCTCGATGTGAAGGCACTGGAACTGGCGGCGTTGAAGGGGATCTTCACGGACATCGTGTCCGAGCAGGTCTCCTATGTGAATGCTCCGGTCCTCGCCGAGCAGCGCGGCATCGAGGTCCGGCTGCTGACCACCCCGGACGTGGATGACTACCGCAACCTGCTGACCATCCGCGGCGCCCTGTCCGACGGGACGCGGCTTGAGGTCTCCGGCACCCTTACGGGTCCGAAGCAGATCCAGAAGCTCGTGGGCGTGAACGGGTACGACCTGGAAATCCCCATCAGCGAGCACCTCATTGTGCTGATCTACCAGGACCGTCCCGGCGTCATCGGCGCCCTGGGCCGGGTCCTGGGCGAAAAGGAAATCAATATTGCCGGCATGCAGGTGGCCCGCAACTCCGAGGGCGGCCAGGCACTGTCCCTGCTCACCGTGGATTCCTCCGTGCCGCAGGACGTGCTGGAGGCGCTGAAGCTCGAAATCGGTGCCACCGTGGCCCGCGAGGTGGACCTGCAGGACTAG
- the ilvC gene encoding ketol-acid reductoisomerase, with translation MTDMYYDDDADLSIIQGRTVAVIGYGSQGHAHALSLRDSGVDVRVGLKEGSASRAKAEAEGLRVLNVADAVAEADLIMVLTPDQVQRFVYAEDIAPNLQAGDALFFGHGFNIRYGYIQPPADVDVALVAPKGPGHIVRREFEAGRGVPDLIAVEQNPSGTAKELALSYAKAIGGTRAGVIETTFTEETETDLFGEQAVLCGGASQLIQYGFETLTEAGYQPEVAYFEVLHELKLIVDLMVEGGIAKQRWSVSDTAEYGDYVSGPRVIDESVKENMKAVLADIQNGAFAKRFIDDQDAGAPEFKELRRKGEEHSIEATGRDLRKLFSWIKNEDDYTEGSVAR, from the coding sequence GTGACTGACATGTATTACGACGACGACGCAGACCTGTCGATCATCCAGGGCCGTACCGTCGCCGTCATCGGCTACGGAAGCCAGGGCCACGCCCATGCCCTCAGCCTGCGCGACTCCGGCGTGGACGTCCGCGTGGGCCTCAAGGAAGGCTCCGCCTCGCGTGCCAAGGCAGAGGCCGAGGGCCTGCGCGTGCTGAACGTGGCGGACGCCGTCGCCGAAGCGGACCTGATCATGGTGCTTACCCCTGACCAGGTGCAGCGTTTCGTCTACGCCGAGGACATCGCCCCGAACCTGCAGGCCGGCGACGCCCTGTTCTTCGGCCACGGCTTCAACATCCGCTACGGTTACATCCAGCCGCCGGCCGACGTCGACGTCGCGCTCGTGGCTCCCAAGGGCCCGGGCCACATTGTGCGGCGCGAATTCGAAGCCGGCCGCGGCGTCCCGGACCTGATCGCCGTCGAGCAGAACCCCTCCGGTACCGCCAAGGAACTGGCCCTGTCCTACGCCAAGGCCATCGGCGGCACCCGCGCCGGCGTCATCGAAACCACCTTCACCGAAGAAACCGAAACCGATCTGTTCGGCGAGCAGGCGGTACTCTGCGGCGGCGCCTCGCAGCTGATCCAGTACGGCTTCGAAACCCTGACGGAGGCCGGCTACCAGCCGGAGGTCGCGTACTTCGAGGTGCTGCACGAGCTGAAGCTGATCGTGGACCTGATGGTCGAAGGCGGCATCGCCAAGCAGCGCTGGAGCGTCTCGGACACCGCCGAATACGGCGACTATGTCTCCGGACCGCGCGTCATTGACGAGAGCGTGAAGGAAAACATGAAGGCCGTCCTCGCGGACATCCAGAACGGTGCCTTCGCCAAGCGCTTCATCGATGACCAGGATGCCGGTGCCCCGGAGTTCAAGGAGCTGCGCAGGAAGGGCGAGGAGCACTCCATCGAAGCCACCGGCCGCGACCTGCGCAAGCTCTTCTCCTGGATCAAGAATGAAGACGATTACACCGAGGGTTCGGTAGCCCGCTAG
- the ilvN gene encoding acetolactate synthase small subunit, with product MARHTLSVLVEDVPGVLTRVASLFARRAFNINSLAVGPSEVPGMSRITVVVDAEGDLLEQVTKQLNKLINVIKIVELVPDSSVQRDHILVKVRADAATRLQVTQAAELFRASIVDVSTDSLIVEATGTADKLNALLSVLEPFGIREIVQSGTLAVARGSKSMSDRALRSA from the coding sequence ATGGCCCGCCACACCCTTTCCGTGCTGGTAGAAGACGTTCCCGGCGTGCTGACCCGGGTCGCCTCGCTGTTTGCCCGCCGGGCATTCAACATCAATTCCCTGGCTGTGGGCCCCTCGGAGGTGCCGGGCATGTCCCGCATCACCGTAGTGGTCGACGCCGAGGGTGACCTGCTCGAGCAGGTCACTAAACAGCTGAACAAGCTCATCAACGTCATCAAGATTGTCGAGCTGGTTCCGGATTCTTCCGTGCAGCGGGACCACATCCTGGTCAAGGTCCGCGCGGATGCCGCAACCCGGCTGCAGGTAACCCAGGCAGCCGAGCTGTTCCGCGCCTCGATAGTGGATGTCTCCACCGACTCGCTCATCGTCGAGGCAACAGGCACCGCCGACAAGCTCAACGCACTGCTCTCGGTGCTTGAGCCCTTCGGCATCCGCGAAATAGTCCAATCCGGAACCCTGGCCGTTGCCCGCGGCTCAAAATCCATGAGCGACCGCGCGCTGCGCAGCGCCTGA
- a CDS encoding acetolactate synthase large subunit: MSKGSPISPSLMASKANAAARAAAAKTKDVASSVSAHPEAADERIQGPNNTVPPTEMTGSQAIVRSLEELGVDEVFGLPGGAILPTYDPLMDSTKIRHILVRHEQGAGHAAEGYAMVTGRAGVCIVTSGPGATNLVTAIADAHMDSVPMVAITGQVSSAFIGSDAFQEADIVGITMPITKHSYLVTDAADIPRVLAEAFHIATSGRPGPVLVDIAKDAQQAKTTFSWPPKIDLQGYRTVVRGHSKQVREAARLIAASQRPVFYVGGGVLKANASAELLELAELVGAPVVTTLMARGVFPDSHELHVGMPGMHGAVSAVTALQQSDLLITLGARFDDRVTGVLSSFAPGAKVIHADIDPAEISKNRPADVPIVGSVKEIIPELADAVRGQFETAKPDISAWWAVLNRLRETYPIGYATPEDGLIAPQKVIERIGAMTGPEGVYVAGVGQHQMWSAQFIKYERPRAWLNSGGLGTMGYSVPAAMGAKVGAPDRVVWAIDGDGCFQMTNQELATCLINNIPIKVAIINNSSLGMVRQWQTLFYESRYSNTDLNTGHDTVRIPDFVKLAEAYGCVGLRCERDEDIDATIAQALEINDRPVVIDFVVSRDSMVWPMVPTGVSNDLIQIARNMTPTWEEED; the protein is encoded by the coding sequence ATGAGTAAGGGATCGCCAATCAGCCCTTCGCTGATGGCCTCGAAGGCAAATGCCGCTGCACGCGCGGCAGCAGCCAAGACCAAAGACGTAGCCAGTTCCGTGTCTGCGCATCCGGAAGCCGCGGATGAGCGCATCCAGGGGCCCAACAACACCGTTCCGCCCACCGAGATGACCGGCTCGCAGGCCATCGTCCGTTCGCTTGAGGAACTCGGCGTCGACGAAGTCTTCGGACTGCCCGGCGGCGCCATCCTGCCCACTTATGACCCGCTCATGGATTCCACCAAGATCCGGCACATCCTGGTCCGGCACGAGCAGGGCGCAGGCCATGCAGCCGAAGGCTACGCCATGGTGACCGGACGGGCCGGCGTCTGCATTGTGACCTCCGGACCCGGGGCCACCAACCTCGTCACCGCCATTGCCGACGCCCACATGGACTCCGTGCCGATGGTCGCCATCACCGGACAGGTCTCCAGCGCGTTCATCGGCTCCGATGCCTTCCAGGAAGCCGACATCGTGGGCATCACGATGCCCATCACCAAGCACTCCTATCTGGTGACCGATGCCGCCGACATCCCCCGGGTGCTGGCCGAGGCCTTCCATATTGCGACGTCGGGCCGTCCCGGTCCGGTCCTCGTCGACATTGCCAAGGATGCGCAGCAGGCGAAGACCACCTTCTCCTGGCCGCCGAAGATCGATCTGCAGGGCTACCGCACCGTGGTCCGCGGACATTCCAAGCAGGTGCGCGAGGCTGCCCGCCTGATTGCCGCCTCGCAGCGGCCCGTGTTCTACGTGGGCGGCGGCGTGCTCAAGGCCAACGCCTCGGCGGAGCTGCTCGAACTGGCCGAACTGGTGGGCGCCCCGGTGGTCACCACGCTGATGGCCCGCGGCGTTTTCCCCGACTCGCACGAACTGCATGTCGGCATGCCCGGGATGCACGGTGCGGTTTCCGCCGTGACCGCCCTGCAGCAGTCGGACCTGCTGATCACCCTCGGCGCCCGTTTCGATGACCGGGTAACCGGGGTGCTGAGCTCCTTCGCACCCGGCGCCAAAGTCATCCACGCGGACATCGACCCGGCGGAGATCTCCAAGAACCGTCCGGCGGATGTACCGATTGTCGGCTCGGTGAAGGAAATCATCCCCGAACTGGCCGACGCCGTGCGCGGACAATTCGAAACCGCGAAACCCGACATCTCGGCCTGGTGGGCCGTGCTGAACCGGCTGCGCGAAACCTACCCGATCGGTTACGCCACTCCCGAAGACGGACTGATTGCCCCGCAGAAGGTCATCGAACGCATCGGTGCGATGACCGGCCCCGAAGGCGTCTACGTGGCCGGCGTGGGCCAGCACCAGATGTGGTCCGCACAGTTCATCAAGTACGAGCGACCCCGGGCCTGGCTGAACTCCGGCGGCCTGGGCACCATGGGCTATTCGGTGCCCGCGGCCATGGGCGCGAAGGTGGGCGCACCGGACCGGGTGGTCTGGGCCATCGACGGCGACGGCTGCTTCCAGATGACCAACCAGGAACTGGCCACCTGCCTGATCAACAACATTCCGATCAAGGTCGCCATCATCAACAACTCCTCGCTGGGCATGGTCCGGCAGTGGCAGACGCTCTTCTACGAGTCCCGCTACTCCAACACGGACCTCAACACCGGGCATGACACCGTGCGGATCCCGGACTTCGTCAAGCTGGCCGAGGCGTACGGCTGCGTAGGCCTGCGCTGCGAACGCGACGAGGATATCGACGCGACCATCGCGCAGGCGCTGGAGATCAATGACCGCCCCGTAGTGATCGACTTCGTGGTCAGCCGCGACTCCATGGTGTGGCCGATGGTTCCCACCGGTGTCAGCAACGACCTGATCCAGATTGCCCGCAACATGACTCCCACCTGGGAAGAGGAGGACTAG